A single region of the Silene latifolia isolate original U9 population chromosome 8, ASM4854445v1, whole genome shotgun sequence genome encodes:
- the LOC141596481 gene encoding nascent polypeptide-associated complex subunit beta-like, with protein sequence MNVEKLMKMAGAVRTGGKGSMRRKKKAVHKTTTTDDKRLQGTLKRIGVNAIPSIEEVNIFKDDQVIQFQTPKVQASIAANTWVVSGTPQIKKLQDILPGIINQLGPDNLDNLRKLAEQFQKGGPNANSEGTGLDTVDEDDDEVPDLVAGETFEAAAEEGQKS encoded by the exons ATGAATGTAGAGAAGCTCATGAAGATGGCCGGTGCTGTTCGCACCGGTGGCAAGGGCAGCATGAGAAG AAAGAAGAAGGCTGTTCACAAAACTACTACCACAGATGACAAAAGGCTGCAGGGCACCTTAAAGAGAATAGGGGTCAACGCTATTCCCTCGATTGAGGAAGTTAATATTTTCAAGGATGACCAGGTTATCCAGTTTCAAACCCCTAAAG TTCAAGCCTCTATTGCGGCTAATACTTGGGTTGTCAGCGGTACGCCACAAATTAAGA AATTGCAAGATATTCTTCCCGGAATTATCAACCAATTGG GTCCCGATAACTTGGACAACTTGAGGAAGTTGGCAGAGCAGTTCCAGAAGGGCGGGCCTAATGCAAACTCAGAGGGAACTGGGCTTGATACTGTTGATGAGGACGATGACGAGGTCCCCGATCTTGTTGCTGGAGAAACCTTTGAAGCAGCAGCAGAGGAAGGCCAGAAGTCTTAA